CCCGGCGCGAGATGTCGTCCACGGCGCGGCCCACTTCGGCCGGGTAGGCATTGGGCTGGCCGAGCGACTCGACGTAGCGGCGCACGCTGTCGGCCGCGCCCTTGCGCACGGACCTCGCACCAGGGCCGATCCCGATATCGACACCGCTCATGCGGGTTTGCGCGGTGAACGGCACGAACACGGCATTCAACGACGCCATCTCGCGTTCGCGGATGTTGAACTTCTGCTTGGCCAGCACCACGATGCTGCGCCCTTCCGGGGTTTCGTCGGCCAGCGACGCCAGTTGCGCCACGTCGGCCAGCTGCTGCTCGGTCACGCCCGGCGCCGGCACGAAGGACGATGCCTGGCGGTTGCCAAGCGTGATGGTGCCGGTCTTATCGAGCATCAGCACATCGACGTCGCCCGCTGCTTCCACTGCGCGGCCCGACGTGGCGATCACGTTGGCCTGCATCATGCGGCTCATGCCGGCCACGCCGATGGCCGACAGCAGGCCGCCGATGGTCGTCGGAATCAGGCACACCAGCAGCGCGATCAGCACCGTAATGGTGACCGGCGTGCCAGATTGGGCGGCCTGCACCGAGAACAGCGAGAACGGCAGCAAGGTGATGGTCACGATCAGGAACACGATGGTGAGCGCCACCAGCAGAATGGTCAGCGCGATCTCGTTCGGGGTTTTCTGGCGCTTGGCGCCCTCCACCATCGAGATCATGCGGTCCAAAAAAGTCTCGCCCGGATTGACGGTGACCTTGACCACCAGCCAGTCCGACAGCACGCGGGTGCCGCCGGTAACCGACGAAAAATCGCCGCCCGACTCGCGGATCACGGGCGCCGATTCGCCGGTGATCGCACTCTCGTCGACCGAAGCCACGCCTTCGATCACTTCGCCGTCGATCGGGATCACGTCGCCGGCTTCGACCAGGATGTAATTACCCTTGCGCAGATCGGTGGCCGGCTGCGGCAGCCAGGTGGTGCCGTACTTGGGCGAGGCCAGCTTCTTGGCGCTCACGGTCTGCTTGAGGTTGCGCAGCGACGCGGCTTGCGCCTTGCTGCGGCCTTCGGCCAGCGCCTCGGCAAAGTTTGCAAACAGCACCGTGAACCACAGCCAGACCGAGATCGCCAGGATGAAACCGGCCGGCGCCTCGCCCTGGCCGAACAGCGCCTGCAGGTACAGCAAGGTGGTGATGATGCTGCCGACATACACCACGAACATGACCGGGCTGCGTACTTGCGTCGCGGGGCTGAGTTTCTTGAACGAGTCCGCAATCGCCGGCAGCAGCAGTTCGCTGTCGAACAGGCGCAGTTTTTTAGGCGCTGGATTGGTAAACAGCGTCATTTCTTTTTGAGTTGTTGACATGATGAGATCCTGCGAATTAATGAGCAAACATCTGCAAGTGTTCAACCACGGGACCGAGCGCCAGCGCCGGCACGTAATTGAGCACGCCGACCAGCACCACCACGCCAATCAACAGGCCGATGAACATCGGGCCGTGGGTGGGCATGGTGCCGGCGTTGGCGCCCAGGCGCTGCTTGCCGGCCAGCGAACCGGCCACCGCCAGGATCGGCACGATCACGGCAAAGCGGCCGAACCACATGGCCACCGCCAGCAAGGTGTTATAGAACGGCGTGTTGGCGGACAGGCCGGCAAACGCGCTGCCGTTGTTGTTGGCGGCGGAGCTGAGGGCATACAGGATTTCGGAGAAGCCGTGGGCGCCGGGGTTGAGAATGCCGGCGCGGCCTGCGTCGGTCATCACCGCCAGCGCGGTACCGGCCAGCACCAGCGTCGGCGTGACCAGGATGGCGATCGACGTCATCTTCATTTCATATGCCTGGATTTTCTTGCCCAGGTATTCCGGCGTGCGGCCGATCATCAGGCCGGCAATGAACACGGCCAGGATGGCGAAGATCAGCATGCCGTACAGGCCCGAACCGACGCCGCCGAAAATCACTTCGCCGAACTGCATCAGCACCATCGGGATCATGCCGCCGAGCGGCGTGAACGAATCGTGCATGGCATTGACGGCGCCACACGAGGCAGCGGTGGTCACCGCGGCAAACAGGGTGGAAGCGCTGATACCGAAGCGCGTCTCCTTGCCTTCCATATTGCCGCCCGATTGCAGGCTGCTGGCCGACTGGTCGATATTGAGTGCTTGCAGCGCCGGGTGAACCTGCTGCTCGGCGCCCATCACCACCAGCGTGGCGGCGACGAACAGCACGGTCATCGCGCCGAGCACCGCCCAGCCCTGGCGGCGGTCGCCGACCATGCGGCCGAACGCGAAGCACAGGCCGGCCGGAATCAGGAAGATCGCCAGCATCTGCACGAAGTTGGTCAGCGCGGTCGGGTTTTCATACGGGTGCGCCGAATTGGCGTTGAAGAAGCCGCCGCCATTGGTGCCCAGCATCTTGATCGCTTCCTGCGACGCCACCGGGCCCATGGCCAGGGTTTGCGTGCTGGTGGTCAGGGTTTCGGTGACCGGTTCACCCTTGGCATCCTTGAGCGGCTGGTTGTCGGCGTCCACTTTCGGCTGGGTGTACGTGACCGGTTCGATCAACTGCACTTGTTTATATGCGGAGAAGTTCTGGATCACGCCCTGGCCGGCCAGGAAGACCGCCAGGATCACGGATAACGGCAGCAGCACGTACAGGGTCGACCGGGTGACGTCGGCCCAGAAATTGCCGATCGATTTGGTCGAGCGCGACGAAAAGCCGCGTATCAGCGCGTAGCACACGGCGATGCCGGTGGCGGCCGAGAAGAAGTTCTGGCCGGTGAGCACCAGCATCTGGGTCAGGTAGCTCATGGTCTGCTCGCCGCTGTAGCCTTGCCAGTTGGTATTGGCGACGAAGCTGACGGCGGTGTTGAAGGCCGAATCGGGGCTGACATTGGCCAGGCCCTGGGGATTGAGCGGCAGGAAGGCTTGCAGGCGTTGCAGGCCATAGACTGCGACGGCGCCGAGGGCATTGAATGTCAACAGCGCGACGGCATAAGCTTTCCAGCCCTGGCCCTGCGGCTGGCCTTCTTTATCGGCGATGCCGGCGGCGCGGTACAGCAGGCGCTCCGCACCACCGAGCCAGCCCATGCCGGGCACACGTGAACCATCGCCCACGCGCGCCAACACCACGCCCAGCGGCCAGGCCAGCGCCAGCAGCACGGCCAGGAAGGCGACCAGCAGCAATATCGATTGGGTGGTCATCACAGTTCCTCCGCTTTGAGCAGCGCCAGCACCAGGTACACCAGCAGCCCGGCGGACGCGATGCCGCCGATCAGATAAAAGATGCTCATTGCTGGCCTCCCAGCTTGTCGCAGCCGGCGGCCATCGCCCAGATCGCGGCAGTGAAGGCCGCAATCACACCCATAAATATAAAATCCATCACACCCTCGAAGGTCTTGTTTTGATGGATGAAAGGTTAGCGGCAGGGGTCTAAAGATTTTGTAAAGACTTGGGTGGCGGGTGTAAACAAACTGTAAACGCGCCGTAAAAACCCACCGCCTTTACGGTTTGTTTACGCAGTCCTGGGCACTATTTAGAACATTTTTACGGGCGCCGGCATAGGCTGGACCTGTCTTCCACCACCTGTAAAGATCATGAATACTTCGTTTCGCGGCATCTGGGTGCCGCTGGCCACGCCCATGGACCACGGCGAGATCGACTTGCCCCACCTGCAGACGCTGGCCGACCGCCTGATCGCCGGCGGCGCCCACGGCCTGGTCGTCTGCGGCACCACCGGCGAGGCGTCGCAGCTGGACCTGGCCGAGCAATCGGCCGTGCTGTCGGCCGTGCTGGAAACGGCGCACCGCCGCTGCCCGGTCCTGATGGGCGTGGGCGGTAGCGACACCCATGCCGCCGCCGCCAAGGTCCGCGAGTTCGACGACACTGAACTGGCCGGCTACCTGGTCGCCACGCCCGCCTACGTGCGGCCATCGCAGGAAGGCCTGCTGCGCCATTTCGAGACCATTGCCGACGCCACCGGACGCCCCATCGTGCTGTACAACGTGCCGGCGCGCACGGGCGTGAACCTGGAACTGGCCACCGCGCGCACGCTGGCTCAACGTCCGCAGTTTGCCGCCATCAAGGAAGCCGGCGGCAGCCTGCGACGGATGGAAGAACTGGTGCGCCACACGCCGCTGGCCATGCTGTGCGGCGACGATGCGCTGCTGTTCGCGGCCCTGTGCGCCGGCGGTCAGGGCGCCATTTCCGCCTCGGCCCACATCCGCGTGGACCTGTTCGTGCAAGTCTACGACCTGGTCCACGCCGGCCACCTGGCCGAGGCGATGACCGTGTTCGACCACCTGCTGCCGGTGATCCGTTTGCTGTTCTCGGAGCCGAATCCCGCGCCCCTGAAAGCCGCGCTGGCCATGCAGGGATTGCTGCGCGACGAGCTGCGCCTGCCCATGACGCCAGCCAGCGATAACTGCCGCACCCAATTGGCCGCCGCGCTGGCGGCGCTGGACGCCATACCGGCGTATCATTCTCTGGAGGAGGTAACCGCATGATCGTCGCACTCACCGGTAACACCGAACACGATGGCAACCACGCCGTCTCCGACCTGGCCGAGGAACTGGCGCTGCTACGGGTAGCCGCCGGCAACCGGGTGCTGCTGGTCTGCCCCGAACCCTGCGCCTACGATCCCCAGCTCTACGACGACCTGGTGATCGACGCCTCGCGCAATGAAGAGCGCGATGAGGCATCGCTGGCCGGCGCCGCTGTCATCGTCGCGCTGCTGCGCCGCGCCGACCTTCAACACCCTGACCACCAGGATCACGCGGCGCTGCTGGCCCGCCTGCGCGCTGCCAGCGCGGCCAACCCCGGCGCCCGGGTGCTGGTCACCGTGGCCCACGGCAGCGAACCGCTCACGCCGCACCAGACCGGGTGCCTGCTGGTGTTCGTGGCGCAGCTGCCCGGCGCGCGCCTGGCCGACACTTTAGTGCTCGACCACGACACTTACCATACACACCACAGCGCCTTCGAGGCGGACGCCTACAAGACCGCCAACGTGCTGTGCGCGCCCGAGGTACGCCACCTGTATCGCCAGGTGTTCAGCAGCAGATAAGCAACAGATAAAAAAGCGGGCCGGGCGGGTGTTACCCCGCCCGGCCCGACCAAGGAAAATGCGCGGATCAGAAGGTCTTGCTGATGGTGAGCAGCAGCGCAGTCTTGCCGGTGAACTTGCCGTTGACCGGCGACGCATACGCGGTCTTGCTGGCGTTCGTCCCTACCACGGCCAGCGCACCGGTAACGATGCCGAAGTCTTTGGTCGCGCCCACTTTCCAGTCGGTGTAGTCGGCCGCTTGGTTGTTCTTCACCTCCTGATGGCCCGCATGCAGGTTGATGATGAAGCCCTCGCCTGCCTCGATATTGGCGCCCACGTCGAGGTAGCCGCTGTTCTTGCTGTCCACGAAGCCGAACAGGTTGGTCACCGCGTGCGAGTACTTGACGTACGCGGGACCGACACCGAGCTGGCCATACACCTCGGTGGTGTCGGCGTTGACAAAGCCGGCGACGTGTTTCAGGCCGTTCGACGGGTACACATAGGTCAGCACACCGACGTCATACGACACGGCATCGCTCACCTGCCCGCGCTTGCCGGCATAGAGGTCGAGCTCCACGTCGCCGTCGCCGCCGGCATCCTTGGTCCACTTGATCGACGACGTCCAGGCGCCGATATACAGGCCGGTGGGGTTGTTGACGTAATCAACGCCGCCCTGCACGGCCGGCTGCAGGCGTGTTTGCGAGATGCCGCGATAGCGGTAATCGGACACCACGGCGGCGTTGAAGCTGACCTCGTTATCGGGCCTGGCGGCTTCCTGGGCCTGCGCCGCATGGGCGGCAAAACCGGCGCACAGCACGGCGGCAAGTAGTAATTTGTTCATATTGCTCTTTCTATTAATAGTGGGATGTCTGGGTGAATCGCCCGAACTCCGCGCCGGGCAGCGACTGCATCACCGCGTCCATCACCGGCGCGACCATGGCCGCACCCACGCACAGCCACACCTTCATGCGGGTGCCGTGCTCGCAGATTTCGATGCGGATGAATTCGAGCGAATCGCCGCAGATGCGCGTGACCATGCGGCGTAACTGGGTGACCGATGCGGTATCGACCTTGAGCG
This is a stretch of genomic DNA from Duganella zoogloeoides. It encodes these proteins:
- the kdpB gene encoding potassium-transporting ATPase subunit KdpB; translation: MTLFTNPAPKKLRLFDSELLLPAIADSFKKLSPATQVRSPVMFVVYVGSIITTLLYLQALFGQGEAPAGFILAISVWLWFTVLFANFAEALAEGRSKAQAASLRNLKQTVSAKKLASPKYGTTWLPQPATDLRKGNYILVEAGDVIPIDGEVIEGVASVDESAITGESAPVIRESGGDFSSVTGGTRVLSDWLVVKVTVNPGETFLDRMISMVEGAKRQKTPNEIALTILLVALTIVFLIVTITLLPFSLFSVQAAQSGTPVTITVLIALLVCLIPTTIGGLLSAIGVAGMSRMMQANVIATSGRAVEAAGDVDVLMLDKTGTITLGNRQASSFVPAPGVTEQQLADVAQLASLADETPEGRSIVVLAKQKFNIREREMASLNAVFVPFTAQTRMSGVDIGIGPGARSVRKGAADSVRRYVESLGQPNAYPAEVGRAVDDISRRGSTPLVVTDGGRVMGVVELKDIVKGGIKERFGELRRMGIKTVMITGDNQLTAAAIAAEAGVDDFLAEATPEDKLKLIRKYQAEGRLVAMTGDGTNDAPALAQADVAVAMNSGTQAAKEAGNMVDLDSNPTKLLEIVEIGKQMLMTRGALTTFSISNDIAKYFAIIPAAFVGTYPQLKALDVMQLASPSSAIMSAVIFNALIIVVLIPLALKGVKYRAIGAVALLRRNLLLYGLGGIVLPFVGIKLIDIVLAALHLV
- the kdpA gene encoding potassium-transporting ATPase subunit KdpA, producing MTTQSILLLVAFLAVLLALAWPLGVVLARVGDGSRVPGMGWLGGAERLLYRAAGIADKEGQPQGQGWKAYAVALLTFNALGAVAVYGLQRLQAFLPLNPQGLANVSPDSAFNTAVSFVANTNWQGYSGEQTMSYLTQMLVLTGQNFFSAATGIAVCYALIRGFSSRSTKSIGNFWADVTRSTLYVLLPLSVILAVFLAGQGVIQNFSAYKQVQLIEPVTYTQPKVDADNQPLKDAKGEPVTETLTTSTQTLAMGPVASQEAIKMLGTNGGGFFNANSAHPYENPTALTNFVQMLAIFLIPAGLCFAFGRMVGDRRQGWAVLGAMTVLFVAATLVVMGAEQQVHPALQALNIDQSASSLQSGGNMEGKETRFGISASTLFAAVTTAASCGAVNAMHDSFTPLGGMIPMVLMQFGEVIFGGVGSGLYGMLIFAILAVFIAGLMIGRTPEYLGKKIQAYEMKMTSIAILVTPTLVLAGTALAVMTDAGRAGILNPGAHGFSEILYALSSAANNNGSAFAGLSANTPFYNTLLAVAMWFGRFAVIVPILAVAGSLAGKQRLGANAGTMPTHGPMFIGLLIGVVVLVGVLNYVPALALGPVVEHLQMFAH
- a CDS encoding potassium-transporting ATPase subunit F produces the protein MSIFYLIGGIASAGLLVYLVLALLKAEEL
- the dapA gene encoding 4-hydroxy-tetrahydrodipicolinate synthase → MNTSFRGIWVPLATPMDHGEIDLPHLQTLADRLIAGGAHGLVVCGTTGEASQLDLAEQSAVLSAVLETAHRRCPVLMGVGGSDTHAAAAKVREFDDTELAGYLVATPAYVRPSQEGLLRHFETIADATGRPIVLYNVPARTGVNLELATARTLAQRPQFAAIKEAGGSLRRMEELVRHTPLAMLCGDDALLFAALCAGGQGAISASAHIRVDLFVQVYDLVHAGHLAEAMTVFDHLLPVIRLLFSEPNPAPLKAALAMQGLLRDELRLPMTPASDNCRTQLAAALAALDAIPAYHSLEEVTA
- a CDS encoding TorF family putative porin; the protein is MNKLLLAAVLCAGFAAHAAQAQEAARPDNEVSFNAAVVSDYRYRGISQTRLQPAVQGGVDYVNNPTGLYIGAWTSSIKWTKDAGGDGDVELDLYAGKRGQVSDAVSYDVGVLTYVYPSNGLKHVAGFVNADTTEVYGQLGVGPAYVKYSHAVTNLFGFVDSKNSGYLDVGANIEAGEGFIINLHAGHQEVKNNQAADYTDWKVGATKDFGIVTGALAVVGTNASKTAYASPVNGKFTGKTALLLTISKTF